The following proteins are encoded in a genomic region of Bernardetia sp. MNP-M8:
- a CDS encoding N-acetylmuramoyl-L-alanine amidase, which yields MAYRPLPDEAVEYIMIHTSASPQEYTWEWLRYYFLKILKWTVEGYHIIVEDTGLVKRLAPHGSQSNGVKAFRAKDIYIHNGNTIHLCWEGGMNGEDNRTEMQEKELIRTLEWYLWKYPNAKILGHNQVAVKLCPCFNVIEWARKIEYTDLHTNKRRVGIPEERIYKGDNFKVLSYHFGYDIKKQKVA from the coding sequence ATGGCTTATAGACCACTACCCGATGAAGCAGTAGAGTACATAATGATTCATACGAGCGCATCACCACAAGAATACACATGGGAATGGTTACGCTACTACTTCTTAAAAATCCTCAAATGGACAGTAGAAGGCTACCATATTATTGTAGAAGACACAGGATTAGTAAAACGACTTGCACCACACGGTAGTCAGTCAAACGGAGTAAAAGCATTCCGAGCAAAGGATATTTATATCCACAATGGAAATACGATACACCTTTGTTGGGAAGGTGGAATGAATGGAGAGGATAACCGAACCGAAATGCAAGAAAAGGAGCTAATACGCACCTTAGAATGGTATTTATGGAAATATCCAAATGCTAAAATATTAGGACACAATCAAGTAGCCGTCAAGTTATGCCCTTGTTTTAATGTTATTGAATGGGCAAGAAAGATTGAGTACACAGATTTACACACTAACAAACGTCGTGTAGGCATTCCAGAAGAACGCATTTACAAAGGCGATAATTTTAAAGTTTTAAGTTACCATTTCGGCTATGACATCAAAAAACAAAAGGTCGCTTAA
- a CDS encoding N-6 DNA methylase, with translation MEYNEGKRTGKQKLNAFFTPEQICEQMWELAKVHGYDGGSVLEPSVGTGNMIVHALDKSKVVGLETEIEYFETVTKRFPTSTFHNLFFEQLFLQPPRYRSDYAGNTTWLAGYPFSLIIGNPPYGKFTGRWASYFPRKGEPKMSSYEFFFIWYGLKLLKKEGLLVYIVPQNLLNTGFTAYKKEKEAILKVANIIDGYEMGSLFKDTKVPTHIIVLKKK, from the coding sequence ATGGAATACAACGAAGGAAAACGAACAGGCAAACAGAAGCTAAACGCATTTTTTACTCCAGAACAAATCTGTGAACAAATGTGGGAATTGGCAAAAGTTCATGGGTATGATGGTGGTTCTGTCTTAGAGCCGTCCGTCGGAACAGGAAATATGATTGTTCATGCTCTAGATAAAAGTAAAGTAGTAGGTTTGGAAACCGAAATAGAATATTTTGAAACAGTAACAAAACGTTTCCCTACCTCTACTTTTCATAATCTGTTCTTCGAACAACTTTTTTTACAACCTCCACGCTATCGTAGCGATTATGCAGGAAATACGACATGGCTTGCAGGTTATCCTTTCTCGCTCATAATCGGAAATCCTCCTTATGGAAAATTTACAGGTCGTTGGGCATCGTATTTTCCACGCAAAGGAGAGCCAAAGATGTCCAGTTATGAATTTTTCTTTATTTGGTACGGATTGAAACTACTCAAAAAAGAGGGTTTGTTAGTGTATATCGTTCCTCAAAACCTTCTCAATACAGGTTTTACAGCCTACAAAAAAGAAAAAGAAGCTATCCTAAAAGTAGCCAACATTATAGATGGTTATGAAATGGGAAGCCTTTTCAAAGACACTAAAGTTCCTACTCATATTATCGTACTCAAAAAGAAATAA
- a CDS encoding SNF2-related protein, whose amino-acid sequence MMSSNYYSERIGLINHISAKMQRYGQHKDKETAQDYKALQYGFISDFVRSQYKKELEELESKYDKSVEPTPEELCSYGNFFIKNPNKTVGKKFLSTSFYFSVQSKATLQESVEMLKRNIAIEKLKLIQGKKGTVSQRNIDLFMNKKPEDDNQQKIKLKMKAKALQLRRKRALALLKMESKGLSGLDGILGCLGEVDKKGIESNRSKLAQLIAKETDSKKLINTFEDNFKRYNQGITLSEIKAWVWYKQSQGSPMRGWEKYFIKTTGKVEEVLVTTQPTRIKDNRFVDETTVPSGSILGKPTRFKNQYGKDNYVIFTDKEGSLKWVNKSHVKVERTQATADPKEIDKLIKEGVLFFGEADLLPLPLYTFGNIYDKILALETHKEKIVSEYGQAIYDNHVRVLEEAKPRSLSVLNPDSTKRLKILPFSEFALKYTVEEDKDGNPVEKNLNEFFKTWLNRNANLIEVDGISVRNIIDIYLDGGRKPKEEKEFLEKYTREEGDRLFDIFLNKGISINDQKRLDMSWNRQYNGFAKLNYKRVPIGLATCALFKGMPLTFMDAQREAIAFIDATGSGCLGYDVGVGKTMAAILIAAQNIQNGTYLRPLIVVPKPTYQKWINEIVGYTDKKGNFIEGILSHLDIKINSLGNMGKGYINPKTINKQVEEGSVSIVTYEGLAKIGFSESLEEELFSSLAKILLHVDDNDTETEREKEKQFERLRYLIGRSAKGTIADIDVMGFDSIFVDEAHNFRNVFAYVPAQEGTKRYSVSGQVSGRAQSLFMICNYIQNKFGGNIILLTATPFNNSPLEVYSMLSLIALNKMQKAGIGSITEFMETFIQETSEYVVSSTNSLKQRPVVKSFQNKRSLQSLVFNYINFKTGEDAGVRRPVKINLPRLSYKDTNGNVVQLAPKDQITTYLEMTELQKIYQEQAIRIAESGSGLKERGANTLIGMSLSRKNAFSPFMISKDKPEDYQDFVDNSPKIKYTMECIKSIQEHHKKTNTPMSGQIIYSNIGKDFFPFIKEYLEKKLGFKTGVTLNNRKFDEVEIITSDGTADRKEAIKEAFLNGTVKVIIGSATIREGIDLQRKGTTIFNLYPDFNPTDLRQLEGRIWRQGNEFGYVRVVMPLVQNSMDVFIFQKLEEKSARINDIWSKADDDSNVLDQESLNPSAIKYALFTDLKKLTVLRLEEIQKDISKSKIKIENELSTLSKIEAAQKVANSSKSRVIDKVDSFKTKVVNFLELHKDTKKEENELNKTITKYKSILDLINVFDKEDDKALVKLGVKIQQIDDYRSYNYFREDGNDQLGLFRAALTIISQSKDIILRYESLEKAIETIQKSLDNQNEELKKLNTAEFKNEILNEIVEEKKKLNIEGRSPQDAAKYFVSLNYLLDYKMADVNDINGNPLPTDKPKSTPVKLLHDGSKDKLKIKLKLKAKALQLRRKRALALLKFAA is encoded by the coding sequence ATGATGTCGTCTAATTATTATAGTGAACGTATTGGTCTTATCAATCATATTTCTGCAAAAATGCAACGATATGGACAACATAAGGATAAAGAAACAGCACAGGACTATAAAGCATTGCAGTACGGTTTTATATCTGATTTTGTTCGTTCACAGTACAAAAAAGAGTTAGAAGAACTAGAATCAAAATATGATAAATCGGTAGAGCCTACACCAGAAGAGTTGTGCAGTTATGGAAACTTCTTTATAAAAAATCCCAATAAAACAGTAGGCAAAAAATTCCTTTCTACTTCATTTTACTTCTCTGTTCAGTCAAAGGCTACTTTACAGGAAAGTGTAGAAATGCTAAAGAGAAATATAGCGATTGAAAAATTAAAACTCATACAAGGCAAAAAAGGTACAGTTTCGCAACGAAACATAGACCTTTTTATGAATAAAAAGCCAGAAGACGATAATCAGCAAAAAATAAAACTCAAAATGAAAGCAAAAGCCTTACAGTTACGTCGTAAACGTGCCTTAGCATTACTCAAAATGGAATCAAAAGGATTGAGTGGTTTGGACGGTATTTTAGGTTGTTTAGGAGAAGTAGATAAAAAAGGTATTGAAAGTAATAGGAGCAAATTGGCTCAACTTATAGCAAAAGAAACGGATAGTAAAAAACTGATAAATACCTTTGAGGATAATTTTAAAAGGTATAATCAAGGAATTACCTTATCAGAAATCAAAGCATGGGTTTGGTACAAACAAAGTCAAGGCAGTCCGATGCGTGGTTGGGAAAAATACTTTATCAAAACAACTGGAAAAGTAGAAGAGGTACTCGTAACTACTCAACCTACACGTATCAAAGACAACCGTTTTGTTGATGAAACAACTGTTCCATCTGGGTCAATTTTAGGGAAACCTACTCGTTTCAAAAATCAATACGGTAAAGATAATTATGTAATTTTCACGGATAAAGAAGGTAGTTTAAAATGGGTAAACAAATCGCATGTTAAAGTAGAGCGTACACAAGCTACGGCAGACCCAAAAGAAATAGATAAATTAATTAAAGAAGGTGTCCTGTTTTTTGGAGAAGCTGACCTTTTGCCTTTGCCACTTTACACCTTTGGCAATATCTATGATAAAATACTCGCACTTGAAACGCATAAAGAAAAGATTGTATCTGAATATGGACAAGCTATATATGATAACCATGTTCGTGTTTTAGAAGAAGCAAAACCTCGCTCTTTATCTGTACTCAACCCAGATTCAACCAAACGTTTAAAAATTCTACCTTTTTCAGAGTTTGCACTCAAATACACCGTAGAAGAAGATAAAGACGGAAATCCAGTAGAAAAAAACCTAAATGAGTTTTTTAAAACGTGGTTAAACAGAAATGCTAATCTGATAGAAGTTGATGGTATTTCAGTAAGAAATATTATAGATATTTATTTAGATGGAGGAAGAAAGCCAAAAGAAGAAAAAGAGTTTTTAGAAAAATACACACGAGAAGAAGGGGATAGGTTATTTGATATTTTCCTAAACAAAGGAATATCTATCAATGACCAAAAACGTTTAGATATGTCTTGGAACAGACAATACAACGGTTTTGCAAAACTCAATTATAAAAGAGTTCCTATTGGATTAGCTACCTGTGCATTATTTAAAGGAATGCCTTTAACTTTCATGGACGCTCAACGAGAAGCGATTGCATTTATTGATGCAACAGGTTCTGGGTGTTTAGGGTATGATGTAGGTGTTGGTAAAACAATGGCTGCGATTCTTATTGCAGCACAAAATATTCAGAATGGAACGTATTTACGCCCTTTAATCGTAGTTCCTAAGCCTACGTATCAAAAATGGATAAATGAAATTGTTGGATATACTGACAAAAAAGGAAACTTCATTGAGGGCATTCTTTCTCATTTAGACATAAAAATCAATTCACTTGGAAACATGGGAAAAGGATATATCAATCCAAAAACCATAAACAAACAAGTAGAAGAAGGTAGTGTATCAATCGTTACGTATGAAGGACTAGCAAAAATTGGTTTTTCTGAAAGTTTAGAAGAAGAATTATTTAGCTCACTCGCTAAAATTCTACTTCATGTTGATGATAACGATACTGAAACCGAACGAGAAAAAGAAAAACAATTCGAAAGGTTGCGTTATCTAATTGGACGTAGTGCAAAAGGTACTATTGCTGATATAGATGTGATGGGTTTTGATTCTATTTTTGTAGATGAAGCACACAATTTCAGAAATGTTTTTGCTTATGTTCCAGCACAGGAAGGTACAAAACGATATAGTGTAAGTGGACAAGTATCTGGTAGAGCGCAATCATTATTCATGATATGTAATTACATACAGAATAAATTTGGTGGAAATATAATTTTACTTACTGCTACACCATTTAATAACAGTCCTTTAGAAGTGTATAGTATGCTTTCTTTAATTGCACTCAATAAAATGCAAAAGGCAGGGATAGGTTCTATAACGGAGTTTATGGAAACATTTATTCAAGAAACTAGCGAATATGTAGTTTCTTCTACAAATAGTTTGAAGCAACGACCTGTTGTAAAATCATTTCAAAATAAGCGTTCATTACAGTCTTTAGTTTTCAATTATATCAACTTTAAGACTGGAGAAGATGCAGGTGTTCGTCGTCCTGTTAAGATAAATTTACCTAGACTTTCCTACAAAGATACAAATGGAAATGTAGTTCAGTTAGCACCAAAAGACCAAATAACAACCTATTTGGAAATGACTGAACTTCAAAAGATTTATCAAGAGCAAGCCATAAGAATTGCAGAGAGTGGAAGTGGACTGAAAGAACGTGGTGCAAATACGCTAATCGGAATGAGTTTGAGCCGTAAAAACGCTTTCAGTCCGTTTATGATAAGTAAAGACAAGCCAGAAGATTATCAAGACTTTGTTGATAATAGTCCAAAGATAAAATACACCATGGAGTGTATTAAATCAATCCAAGAACATCATAAAAAGACCAATACGCCTATGTCTGGTCAAATTATTTATTCCAACATAGGCAAAGATTTTTTCCCTTTTATCAAAGAATATTTAGAGAAAAAATTAGGATTCAAAACTGGTGTTACCTTAAATAACCGAAAATTTGATGAAGTAGAAATAATTACTTCAGACGGAACAGCAGATAGAAAGGAAGCTATAAAAGAAGCGTTTCTAAATGGTACTGTAAAAGTGATCATCGGTTCTGCTACGATTAGAGAAGGGATAGATTTGCAAAGAAAAGGAACAACTATATTTAATCTTTACCCAGATTTTAATCCTACTGATTTACGTCAATTAGAAGGTCGTATATGGCGACAAGGCAATGAATTTGGCTATGTTCGTGTTGTTATGCCACTTGTTCAAAACTCTATGGACGTGTTTATTTTCCAAAAGCTAGAGGAAAAGTCAGCACGTATAAATGATATTTGGTCTAAAGCTGATGACGATAGCAATGTTCTTGACCAAGAGAGCCTAAACCCAAGTGCAATCAAATACGCATTATTCACAGACTTAAAAAAATTGACTGTATTGCGATTAGAGGAAATACAAAAGGATATATCAAAATCTAAGATAAAAATAGAAAATGAACTAAGTACCCTTTCTAAAATTGAAGCAGCACAAAAAGTAGCTAATTCTTCTAAAAGTAGAGTTATTGATAAGGTTGATTCTTTCAAAACAAAAGTAGTAAATTTTCTTGAACTTCATAAAGACACCAAAAAAGAGGAAAACGAACTCAATAAAACGATAACAAAATATAAATCTATTTTAGATTTAATTAATGTTTTTGATAAAGAAGACGATAAAGCTCTTGTCAAGTTGGGTGTCAAAATTCAACAAATAGACGATTATAGGTCATACAATTATTTTAGAGAGGACGGTAATGACCAATTAGGCTTGTTTAGGGCAGCTTTGACGATTATCTCACAATCTAAGGATATAATTTTGAGATATGAGAGCTTAGAAAAAGCCATTGAAACTATCCAAAAGTCTTTAGATAATCAAAATGAGGAACTTAAAAAACTCAATACGGCTGAATTTAAAAATGAAATTTTGAATGAAATAGTAGAAGAGAAAAAGAAACTCAATATTGAGGGACGTTCCCCACAAGATGCAGCGAAATACTTTGTTAGTCTAAATTATCTACTAGACTACAAAATGGCTGATGTAAATGATATAAATGGAAACCCACTTCCTACTGACAAACCAAAATCTACTCCTGTAAAATTGCTACACGATGGTAGCAAAGACAAACTAAAAATTAAACTAAAACTGAAAGCAAAAGCACTTCAATTACGTCGTAAACGTGCCTTAGCCTTACTCAAATTTGCAGCCTAA
- a CDS encoding tyrosine-type recombinase/integrase translates to MKINILFWLRDGKNINCRVTVNGVKANRPLGISCPRKEWNIITKRTKNPIFNAHLADLEAKLTERHYELLILNKNNPFAIPHSAEQLVSEIIDEVESPIESFEVLANEWLALRKSMIRLYNNEDINKKIGRIEEDTYKNDVSRIRHVNDFVAYGKNKYKNPSFWNNGVAQELEAYIYDFVGGTNHASRIIADVCRVFKYAKDKGYFKYQLVDYSIKKLPSENANKPTLTLKEIEMIENLDLSNESEILQRTKDGILLQAYTGFAHAELTRMERKYVSIDDDPNLDWNEWIIMPRKKTEKRQPKPCVIPLNPKAKAILEKHDYKIKKFHNNDYNANIRAIICRLGIEKDVTSHLFRKSYGDILSEQGVSSETISNTYGHKTTRITETAYIKIKKSRVAREIAPLFKKGKS, encoded by the coding sequence ATGAAAATAAATATTCTGTTTTGGTTACGAGATGGAAAAAATATTAATTGTAGAGTTACAGTTAATGGAGTAAAAGCAAATCGTCCTTTAGGTATATCTTGTCCTCGTAAAGAGTGGAATATAATAACCAAAAGGACAAAAAACCCTATTTTTAATGCTCATTTGGCTGATTTAGAAGCCAAACTAACAGAAAGACATTATGAATTATTAATTTTAAATAAGAATAATCCTTTTGCTATTCCTCATAGTGCAGAACAGTTAGTTTCTGAAATTATAGATGAAGTAGAAAGTCCGATTGAATCTTTTGAAGTTTTAGCTAACGAATGGTTAGCCTTACGTAAATCAATGATAAGACTTTATAATAATGAAGATATAAATAAAAAAATAGGACGAATAGAAGAAGATACTTATAAAAATGATGTGTCAAGAATCCGACATGTAAATGATTTTGTTGCTTACGGAAAGAATAAGTATAAAAACCCTTCATTTTGGAATAATGGTGTAGCGCAGGAACTAGAAGCCTATATTTATGATTTTGTTGGTGGAACAAATCACGCTAGTAGAATTATCGCTGATGTATGTAGGGTTTTTAAATATGCAAAAGATAAAGGCTATTTTAAGTATCAATTAGTAGATTACTCTATTAAAAAACTGCCTTCTGAAAATGCTAACAAACCTACTCTAACATTAAAGGAAATAGAAATGATTGAAAATTTAGATTTAAGCAATGAATCTGAAATTTTGCAGAGGACAAAAGATGGAATACTTTTACAAGCCTATACTGGATTTGCACATGCCGAATTAACAAGAATGGAAAGAAAATATGTTTCAATAGACGATGACCCAAATTTGGACTGGAATGAGTGGATTATCATGCCACGAAAGAAGACCGAAAAACGACAGCCGAAACCTTGTGTAATTCCATTGAATCCAAAGGCAAAGGCAATTCTTGAAAAGCATGATTACAAAATTAAAAAATTCCATAATAACGATTATAATGCTAATATTCGTGCTATAATTTGTAGATTGGGAATAGAAAAAGACGTAACAAGTCATCTTTTTAGAAAATCCTACGGAGATATTTTATCAGAGCAAGGAGTTTCTAGTGAAACGATTAGCAATACCTATGGACACAAAACAACTAGAATAACAGAAACAGCTTACATTAAGATTAAAAAAAGCCGTGTAGCTCGTGAAATTGCGCCACTTTTTAAGAAAGGTAAAAGTTAA
- a CDS encoding DMT family transporter, giving the protein MKIQLPKIDKTILVHLALFGVALIYGANYTIAKEVMPLYISPSATILMRVLGAAFLFWILVGGKKLILSNRKEKIILLLSAIFGVVVNQLLFFEGLARTTPINAALIMTTTPLLVLVVSAISGGEKFTFLKGLGVALGLLGAAMLISSKTVSDSTLPFALAFDFNLGDLFILLNATSYAVYLVIAKPLLKKYSALSISKWMFTLALPFVLPFGFSDLGTTNFTEMLPMIYVGLGYIVLFTTFLAYLLNAWALRSVSSSVVGIYIYLQPVLATFIAIALDKDSLTTTKLIWAACIFFGVFLVSRK; this is encoded by the coding sequence ATGAAAATACAACTCCCCAAGATAGATAAAACTATCCTTGTTCATTTGGCTCTTTTTGGTGTTGCACTGATTTATGGTGCAAATTATACCATTGCAAAAGAAGTAATGCCTCTTTATATTTCTCCTTCGGCGACTATTTTAATGCGTGTTTTGGGAGCAGCTTTTTTATTTTGGATTTTGGTAGGAGGAAAAAAACTTATTCTATCTAATAGAAAGGAAAAAATCATTTTACTTTTGAGTGCTATTTTTGGAGTGGTCGTAAATCAACTTTTATTTTTTGAAGGATTAGCACGAACTACACCTATTAATGCAGCCTTAATTATGACCACTACACCTTTGCTGGTTTTGGTAGTCTCGGCAATAAGTGGAGGTGAAAAATTTACTTTTCTGAAAGGTTTGGGAGTTGCTTTGGGACTTTTAGGAGCTGCTATGCTGATTAGTAGTAAAACAGTTTCTGATTCTACACTTCCTTTTGCACTTGCTTTTGACTTTAATTTGGGTGATTTATTTATTCTTCTCAACGCCACTTCTTATGCCGTTTATTTAGTGATTGCAAAGCCACTTTTGAAGAAATATTCTGCACTCTCAATTAGTAAATGGATGTTTACACTTGCTTTGCCCTTTGTTTTGCCTTTTGGTTTTTCCGATTTGGGAACAACTAATTTTACAGAAATGCTACCAATGATTTATGTAGGTTTAGGCTATATTGTACTTTTTACTACTTTTTTGGCTTATCTATTAAATGCGTGGGCATTGCGAAGTGTTTCCTCTAGTGTAGTCGGAATTTATATTTACTTACAGCCTGTTTTGGCTACTTTTATAGCGATAGCTTTAGATAAAGATTCTCTTACCACTACAAAGCTCATTTGGGCAGCGTGTATATTTTTTGGGGTTTTTTTGGTAAGTAGAAAGTAA
- the rpoN gene encoding RNA polymerase factor sigma-54, whose translation MQKLTVKQSLSQKLSPQQIQFIKLLQIPTAELDSRVEEELESNPALEEGREKEKEKEDDNSDDYDEMDYSETSLESLKDSTTDININDYLSQDDVAGYKMQGDGNYQEEDRDMPISSMTSLIDELTRQLGYLRLDERMHTIGMQLIGSIDDDGYIRRDVDAIVNDLAFIQNIQTDRPEVEKLLRRIQQFDPAGIGARDLQECLLIQLKRQERVKKEDEPLTDENKGEFKVLEDAIHIISMCFEEFKKKHFKKIQRKLNLSEDELRAAMNVVLKLNPKPGGSGSGMVKVQYVIPDFTIKYNNGDLELSLNSRNAPQLHVSRNYTNMLEGYDKSDKKDKKLKQEVSFVKQKLDAAKWFIDAIKQRQHTLLKTMSAIMEYQREFFLEGEDSKLRPMILKDIANEIGMDISTVSRVANSKAVQTDFGVFPLKYFFSESIQTDSGEDVSSKEVKAILKELIEDESKRKPYSDDKLEKLLRARGYQIARRTVAKYREQLNIPVARLRKEV comes from the coding sequence ATGCAAAAATTAACAGTAAAACAATCACTTAGTCAGAAATTATCGCCTCAACAGATACAGTTTATAAAATTATTACAAATTCCGACAGCAGAATTAGACTCAAGAGTGGAGGAGGAGCTAGAAAGCAATCCTGCTTTAGAAGAAGGTAGAGAAAAAGAGAAAGAAAAAGAAGACGATAATAGTGATGATTATGATGAAATGGATTATTCAGAAACTTCTTTGGAGTCTCTTAAAGATTCGACGACAGATATAAATATCAATGATTATTTAAGTCAGGATGATGTAGCAGGTTACAAAATGCAAGGTGACGGAAACTATCAAGAAGAAGATAGAGATATGCCTATTTCTTCTATGACTTCGCTTATTGATGAACTTACTCGCCAACTTGGATATTTGCGCCTAGATGAGCGTATGCACACTATCGGAATGCAACTCATTGGCAGTATTGATGATGATGGCTATATTCGAAGAGATGTAGATGCAATTGTTAATGATCTTGCTTTTATACAAAATATTCAAACAGACAGACCAGAAGTAGAAAAGCTATTACGTAGAATTCAGCAATTTGACCCCGCAGGAATAGGAGCTAGAGATTTACAAGAATGTTTATTAATTCAGCTAAAAAGACAAGAAAGAGTAAAAAAAGAAGACGAACCACTAACAGACGAAAACAAAGGAGAGTTTAAGGTTTTAGAAGATGCTATTCATATTATTTCGATGTGTTTTGAAGAATTTAAGAAAAAACATTTTAAGAAAATTCAGCGCAAACTCAATCTTTCAGAAGATGAATTAAGAGCTGCAATGAATGTTGTATTAAAATTAAACCCAAAACCAGGTGGTTCAGGTTCTGGAATGGTAAAAGTGCAATATGTAATTCCAGATTTTACGATAAAATATAATAATGGAGACCTAGAACTTTCACTCAACTCTAGAAATGCGCCACAGCTTCATGTTAGTAGAAATTATACTAATATGCTAGAAGGTTATGATAAAAGTGATAAGAAAGATAAAAAACTAAAACAAGAAGTTTCTTTTGTAAAGCAAAAATTGGATGCTGCAAAATGGTTTATTGATGCTATCAAACAACGTCAGCATACATTATTAAAAACAATGAGTGCAATTATGGAATATCAAAGAGAATTCTTTTTGGAAGGAGAAGATTCAAAACTCCGTCCAATGATTTTGAAAGATATTGCAAATGAAATTGGGATGGATATTTCAACAGTTTCTAGGGTTGCAAATAGTAAAGCTGTTCAGACGGACTTTGGAGTTTTTCCATTAAAATATTTCTTTTCTGAAAGTATTCAGACCGATTCGGGTGAAGATGTAAGTAGCAAAGAAGTGAAAGCCATTTTGAAAGAACTCATTGAAGACGAGAGCAAACGCAAACCCTATTCAGATGACAAGCTAGAAAAATTATTGCGTGCTAGAGGGTATCAAATTGCAAGAAGAACAGTTGCCAAATACAGAGAACAACTTAATATTCCAGTTGCTAGACTTAGAAAAGAGGTTTAA